Proteins encoded together in one Pseudomonas sp. Seg1 window:
- the chrA gene encoding chromate efflux transporter, with translation MSTTPNDLSRPEPVSLRQAWRFWLKLGCIGFGGPAGQIAIMHQELVERRRWISERRFLHALNYCMLLPGPEAQQLATYIGWLMHRTWGGVIAGALFVLPSLFILIALSWVYIAFGDVPVVAGIFYGIKPAVTAIVLHAAHRIGSRALKNSWLWAIAGASFVAIFAFNLPFPLIVLGAALLGYFGGRLAPQRFNNGGQRSSEKSFGPALIDDDTPTPEHARFSLPKLWRLLLIGAALWCLPMALLTALFGWDGTFTQMAWFFTKAALLTFGGAYAVLPYVYQGAVGHYGWLTPTQMIDGLALGETTPGPLIMVVAFVGFIGGYVQPAFGAEHAFAAGAVAATLVTWFTFLPSFLFILAGGPLVESTHNELKFTAPLTAITAAVVGVILNLACFFAYHVFWPSGFAGPPDVFSIALAVMAALALFVFKRGVIEVLIVCALVGLGFHLLR, from the coding sequence TTGAGCACAACGCCGAATGATCTATCCCGCCCCGAGCCCGTCAGCCTGCGACAGGCCTGGCGTTTCTGGCTGAAACTGGGCTGTATCGGCTTTGGCGGCCCGGCCGGGCAAATCGCGATCATGCATCAGGAGTTGGTCGAGCGCCGGCGCTGGATCTCGGAACGACGCTTTCTCCACGCCCTCAACTACTGCATGTTGCTGCCCGGCCCCGAGGCTCAGCAGTTGGCGACGTACATTGGCTGGCTGATGCACCGGACCTGGGGCGGTGTGATCGCCGGTGCGCTGTTTGTGTTGCCCTCGCTGTTCATCCTGATTGCGCTGTCGTGGGTGTACATCGCGTTCGGCGACGTGCCAGTGGTGGCCGGGATCTTCTACGGGATCAAACCGGCGGTAACTGCGATTGTCTTGCACGCGGCCCACCGCATCGGCTCGCGGGCGCTGAAAAACAGTTGGCTGTGGGCCATCGCCGGTGCGTCATTCGTGGCGATTTTTGCCTTCAATCTGCCGTTCCCGCTGATCGTGCTCGGCGCGGCATTGCTCGGTTATTTCGGTGGGCGACTAGCCCCGCAGCGCTTCAACAATGGCGGGCAGCGCAGCAGCGAAAAATCCTTCGGCCCGGCATTGATCGATGACGACACACCGACACCTGAACATGCGCGTTTCAGTCTGCCGAAGTTGTGGCGACTGCTGTTGATCGGCGCAGCGCTATGGTGTCTGCCCATGGCGCTGCTGACAGCCCTGTTCGGCTGGGATGGCACCTTCACGCAAATGGCCTGGTTCTTCACCAAAGCCGCGCTGCTCACCTTCGGCGGCGCTTACGCCGTGCTGCCCTATGTCTACCAGGGCGCGGTCGGGCATTACGGCTGGCTGACGCCGACACAGATGATTGATGGTCTGGCGCTGGGCGAAACCACGCCGGGGCCGCTGATCATGGTGGTGGCGTTTGTCGGCTTCATAGGCGGTTATGTGCAACCGGCGTTCGGCGCTGAGCATGCGTTCGCCGCTGGCGCAGTGGCGGCGACACTGGTGACGTGGTTCACCTTCCTGCCCTCGTTTCTGTTCATCCTCGCTGGCGGGCCGTTGGTGGAATCGACCCACAACGAATTGAAGTTCACCGCACCGCTCACCGCGATCACCGCTGCGGTGGTCGGGGTGATCCTCAATCTGGCGTGTTTCTTCGCTTATCACGTGTTCTGGCCGAGCGGTTTCGCCGGGCCGCCGGATGTTTTTTCGATAGCGTTGGCAGTTATGGCGGCGCTGGCGCTGTTCGTTTTCAAACGCGGCGTGATTGAAGTGTTGATCGTTTGCGCCCTTGTAGGGCTGGGCTTTCATCTGCTGCGCTGA
- a CDS encoding glutamine synthetase family protein: MKFAAIEDARLFLEQNPDIDMIELFILDANGVPRGKLLHREELLAVYESGRPLPSTILGLTVQGEDVENSGLVWDVGDIDCRAYPLEGSLVRLPWRQIPTAAVQVSMHPTEGLPASIADPRHLLIKIIDGLKAEGYHPVMACELEFYLLDAKRDHNGRPQPALDADGGRPRHTQVYGLRELEQIEPFLADLYSACKLHGIPARTAISEYAPGQVEITLEHGDALQAMDQAVRYKRLVKAIAHKHGMQATFMAKPFDDLAGTGMHMHVSLADAEGRNLFASEDPAGTPLLRTAIGGMLASLLDSLLLFCPNANSYRRFQANSYAPLAPTWGVDNRTVSLRVPGGPANTRHIEHRICGADANPYLAAAAILAGIHRGIREDLDPGAPVEGNGYAQAKELLPTDWLTSLQALENSAWARDALGQEFLGVYLAVKRAEYRQFMAEVGEQDWRWYLTEA, encoded by the coding sequence ATGAAATTCGCAGCCATCGAAGACGCACGCCTGTTCCTTGAACAGAACCCCGATATCGACATGATCGAGCTGTTCATCCTTGACGCCAACGGCGTGCCACGCGGCAAGCTGCTGCACCGTGAAGAACTGCTGGCGGTGTATGAAAGCGGTCGCCCATTGCCCAGCACCATCCTTGGCCTGACCGTGCAGGGCGAAGACGTGGAAAACTCAGGTCTGGTCTGGGACGTCGGTGATATCGACTGCCGCGCCTATCCGCTCGAAGGCAGTCTGGTACGCCTGCCGTGGCGGCAGATTCCGACCGCTGCGGTGCAGGTCAGCATGCACCCGACCGAAGGCCTGCCAGCGAGCATCGCCGACCCGCGTCACCTGCTGATCAAGATCATTGATGGCCTCAAGGCCGAGGGCTATCACCCGGTCATGGCGTGCGAACTGGAGTTCTATCTACTCGACGCCAAACGCGATCACAACGGCCGACCACAACCGGCGCTGGACGCCGACGGCGGTCGACCGCGACACACCCAGGTCTACGGTTTGCGTGAACTGGAGCAGATCGAACCCTTCCTCGCCGACCTCTACAGCGCCTGCAAACTGCACGGCATTCCGGCGCGCACGGCGATCTCGGAATACGCGCCGGGGCAAGTGGAAATCACCCTCGAACACGGCGATGCGCTGCAAGCCATGGATCAGGCGGTGCGTTACAAACGGCTGGTCAAAGCGATCGCGCACAAACACGGCATGCAAGCGACGTTCATGGCCAAACCGTTCGATGATCTGGCCGGCACCGGGATGCACATGCATGTCAGCCTCGCCGATGCCGAGGGGCGCAATCTATTTGCCTCCGAAGACCCGGCCGGCACGCCGCTGCTGCGCACGGCGATTGGCGGCATGCTCGCGTCGTTGCTGGATTCGCTGCTGCTGTTCTGCCCCAACGCCAATTCCTACCGGCGCTTTCAGGCCAACAGCTACGCACCACTGGCGCCGACCTGGGGCGTCGACAACCGCACCGTCAGCCTGCGCGTGCCCGGCGGCCCGGCCAACACCCGGCACATCGAACACCGCATTTGCGGCGCCGATGCCAATCCGTATCTGGCGGCAGCAGCAATCCTCGCCGGCATTCATCGGGGCATTCGTGAGGACCTTGATCCGGGCGCCCCGGTCGAGGGCAATGGTTATGCGCAGGCGAAGGAGTTGCTGCCGACAGATTGGCTGACATCGCTGCAGGCACTGGAAAATTCAGCGTGGGCGCGCGATGCCTTGGGGCAGGAATTTCTGGGGGTGTATCTGGCGGTCAAGCGTGCCGAATACCGGCAGTTCATGGCTGAAGTGGGTGAGCAGGATTGGCGTTGGTATCTCACCGAAGCCTAA
- a CDS encoding FAD-binding oxidoreductase, producing the protein MTERCNSYYTATLNQDTDYPTLQGRHKVDVVIIGGGFTGVATAVELAEKGLKVAIVESHKIGWGATGRNGGQVTGSLSGDGAMRKQMRPKLGDEVDDFIWHLRWRGHEIIKQRVEKYAIQCDLKHGHLHAAYKPSHMTDLRNDYEEAVRRGMGDEVSLLDRSQVRDLLQSDLYHGAIKNTRNMHLHPLNLCIGEARAAESLGALIFENSEVLEIIHGDTPGVRTAHGQIDANQVMLAGDVYHKLEPGQLKGKIFPAMGGIVTTAPLGDLAKQINPEDLAVYDCRFVLDYYRLTADGRLLFGGGANYSGKDSRDIAAELRPCIEQTFPALKGVQIDYQWSCAMGIVINRIPQLGKLSDNVWYCQGYSGHGIATTHIMGEIMSRAITGQMEQFDTFAACQHIRVPMGDLLGNPLLAAGMWYYQMLEKLR; encoded by the coding sequence ATGACTGAACGCTGCAATTCCTACTACACCGCCACCCTCAATCAGGACACCGACTACCCGACCCTGCAAGGCCGGCACAAAGTCGACGTGGTGATCATCGGCGGCGGCTTCACTGGCGTCGCCACCGCCGTCGAACTGGCCGAAAAAGGCCTGAAAGTTGCCATCGTCGAAAGCCATAAAATCGGCTGGGGCGCCACCGGGCGCAATGGCGGTCAGGTCACCGGCAGCCTCTCCGGCGACGGTGCGATGCGCAAACAGATGCGCCCGAAACTCGGCGACGAGGTCGATGATTTCATCTGGCACTTGCGCTGGCGCGGGCACGAGATCATCAAGCAGCGCGTGGAAAAATACGCCATCCAGTGCGACCTCAAACACGGTCACCTGCATGCGGCCTACAAGCCCAGCCACATGACTGATTTGCGCAACGATTACGAAGAAGCCGTGCGCCGAGGCATGGGCGATGAAGTCAGTCTGCTCGACCGCAGCCAGGTGCGCGATTTGCTGCAAAGCGATCTCTATCACGGTGCGATCAAGAACACCCGCAACATGCACCTGCACCCGCTCAATCTGTGCATCGGCGAAGCGCGGGCGGCGGAAAGTCTCGGCGCCCTGATCTTCGAAAACAGCGAAGTGCTGGAAATCATCCACGGCGACACACCGGGTGTGCGCACTGCCCACGGCCAGATCGATGCCAATCAGGTGATGCTCGCCGGCGACGTTTATCACAAGCTCGAACCGGGCCAGCTCAAGGGCAAGATTTTCCCGGCCATGGGCGGCATCGTCACCACCGCGCCGCTGGGCGATCTGGCCAAACAGATCAACCCCGAAGACCTCGCCGTCTATGACTGCCGTTTCGTCCTCGATTACTACCGCCTCACCGCCGACGGCCGCCTGCTGTTCGGCGGCGGCGCCAACTACAGCGGCAAGGATTCACGCGACATCGCCGCCGAGTTGCGCCCGTGCATCGAACAGACCTTCCCGGCGCTCAAAGGCGTGCAGATCGATTACCAGTGGAGCTGCGCGATGGGCATCGTCATCAACCGCATCCCGCAACTGGGCAAGCTCTCGGACAACGTCTGGTATTGCCAGGGCTACTCAGGGCATGGCATCGCCACCACCCACATCATGGGCGAAATCATGAGCCGGGCGATCACCGGGCAGATGGAGCAGTTCGATACGTTTGCGGCGTGCCAGCACATTCGCGTGCCGATGGGGGACTTGCTGGGCAATCCATTGCTGGCGGCGGGGATGTGGTATTACCAGATGCTTGAAAAATTGCGTTGA
- a CDS encoding DeoR/GlpR family DNA-binding transcription regulator, with product MHDHSVTELPSLRRQKILLILERDGKVMASELSQHFAVSEDTIRRDLAELDNAGLVQRVHGGALPRPKDTGKDYFTRISETDEVKTRLAQLAAGRVKDGQIVLFDSGTTTLQIARSLPADIRITAVTTSPMTAITLAEYKGIKVILAGGQLNLATMSVSGHETVRLLQSIKADLLFTGVCAIHPEVGLSSLYFDEVPVKQALFESAAQVIAVTTADKLGAVEPFVVTPCTRVHTLITERHLASGSVEDYRRLGIEVEQLPD from the coding sequence ATGCACGATCATTCGGTTACCGAACTCCCATCCCTGCGTCGGCAGAAAATCCTCCTGATCCTCGAACGCGACGGCAAGGTCATGGCGTCCGAGTTGAGCCAGCACTTCGCCGTGTCCGAAGACACCATCCGCCGCGACCTCGCCGAACTGGACAACGCCGGCCTGGTGCAGCGGGTTCACGGTGGTGCGTTGCCGCGACCGAAAGACACCGGCAAGGATTACTTCACCCGCATCAGTGAAACCGATGAGGTGAAGACACGCCTGGCGCAACTCGCCGCCGGGCGGGTGAAGGATGGCCAGATTGTGCTGTTCGACTCCGGCACTACCACGTTGCAGATTGCGCGGTCCTTGCCAGCGGATATCCGCATCACAGCGGTGACCACCTCGCCGATGACCGCCATCACCCTCGCCGAGTACAAGGGCATCAAGGTGATTCTGGCGGGCGGGCAGTTGAACCTGGCGACCATGTCGGTCAGCGGTCACGAAACGGTGCGTCTGCTGCAAAGCATCAAGGCTGACCTGCTGTTTACCGGGGTGTGCGCGATTCATCCGGAGGTGGGATTGAGTTCGCTGTATTTCGATGAAGTGCCAGTGAAACAGGCGCTGTTCGAAAGTGCTGCGCAGGTGATCGCGGTGACCACGGCGGACAAGCTTGGCGCGGTCGAGCCGTTCGTGGTGACGCCGTGCACGCGGGTGCATACGCTGATTACCGAGCGACATCTGGCGTCGGGTAGTGTTGAGGATTACCGGCGGTTGGGGATTGAGGTGGAGCAGTTGCCTGATTGA
- a CDS encoding LysR family transcriptional regulator, which produces MNNLRRLDINLLLTLDVLLSEHNVTRAAQRLNLSQPSVSVHLARLRDIFGDPLLLPGPRGMRPTARADELREPLREALQALERAVAPAAAFDPALATQTWKVAATDYGESTVLLPALSGLRTQAPGTRLAVIDLMPAQLVKQAEQGVFDLALHITEDAPLDLHQRVLFTERYVLAGRLGHPDLTGKPSREEFCALEHVMVSREGGGFFGVTDKVLADVGLSRKVVLSVPHFLMVMSVLASTDLVAMLPSRLVRGNPALQVVEAPLQVPGYEMAMFWGERLHRDPAHKWFREHLAASV; this is translated from the coding sequence ATGAATAATTTGAGACGGCTGGATATCAATCTGCTGTTGACCCTCGACGTGTTGCTGTCCGAGCACAACGTCACCCGCGCGGCGCAACGGTTGAACCTCTCGCAGCCTTCGGTGAGCGTTCATTTGGCCAGGCTTCGTGACATCTTTGGCGATCCGCTGTTGCTCCCCGGCCCACGCGGCATGCGTCCGACGGCGCGGGCCGATGAGTTGCGCGAGCCTTTGCGCGAGGCGCTGCAAGCACTGGAACGGGCGGTGGCGCCGGCTGCTGCGTTCGACCCCGCACTGGCGACCCAGACCTGGAAAGTCGCGGCGACGGATTACGGCGAATCTACCGTTCTCCTGCCAGCCCTGAGTGGTTTGCGTACGCAGGCACCGGGCACTCGGTTGGCGGTTATCGACCTGATGCCAGCGCAATTGGTCAAGCAAGCGGAGCAGGGTGTGTTCGATCTGGCGCTGCACATCACCGAAGACGCGCCGCTGGACCTGCATCAACGGGTGCTGTTTACCGAGCGCTATGTGTTGGCCGGGCGTCTCGGGCATCCGGATTTGACGGGCAAACCGAGCCGCGAGGAATTCTGCGCACTGGAACACGTGATGGTGTCGCGTGAAGGCGGGGGCTTTTTCGGGGTGACAGACAAGGTGCTGGCTGACGTGGGGCTGTCGCGCAAAGTGGTGCTGTCGGTGCCGCACTTTTTGATGGTCATGTCGGTGCTGGCGAGCACCGATCTGGTGGCGATGCTGCCGTCACGGCTGGTGCGCGGTAACCCGGCGTTGCAAGTGGTCGAGGCACCGCTGCAGGTGCCGGGCTACGAAATGGCGATGTTCTGGGGCGAGCGACTGCACCGTGATCCCGCGCACAAGTGGTTTCGCGAGCATCTGGCAGCGTCGGTTTGA
- a CDS encoding NAD(P)H-dependent oxidoreductase, whose translation MKVLLVYAHPEPTSLNGSLRDFTVQRLEAAGHSVQVSDLYAMNWKATLDADDAPERDKNQPFHASLDSKIAYAQGTQAADIAREQEKLLWADALILQFPLWWFTMPAILKGWVDRVYAYGFAYGVGEHSDSRWGERYGEGKMKGKRAMLMVTTGGWESHYSPRGINGPMDDLLFPIQHGILHYPGFEVLPPFLIYRTSRMDEARYAHTTDELGRRLDELWSTRPIAFRHQNAGDYEIPALTLKDAIAPDSEGFAAHIR comes from the coding sequence ATGAAAGTGCTATTGGTCTACGCCCATCCCGAACCCACCTCCCTCAATGGCTCGCTCAGGGACTTCACCGTCCAGCGCCTCGAAGCCGCCGGTCACAGCGTGCAGGTTTCCGACCTTTACGCGATGAACTGGAAAGCCACCCTCGACGCCGACGACGCCCCCGAGCGCGATAAAAACCAACCGTTCCACGCCTCTCTCGATTCGAAAATCGCCTACGCCCAAGGCACACAAGCCGCCGACATCGCCCGCGAGCAGGAAAAATTGCTGTGGGCCGACGCGCTGATCCTGCAATTCCCGCTGTGGTGGTTCACGATGCCGGCGATCCTCAAGGGCTGGGTCGATCGGGTTTACGCCTACGGGTTTGCCTACGGTGTGGGTGAACACTCCGACAGTCGTTGGGGCGAGCGTTATGGCGAAGGGAAGATGAAAGGCAAACGGGCGATGTTGATGGTCACCACCGGTGGCTGGGAATCGCATTACAGCCCGCGCGGGATCAATGGGCCGATGGATGATTTGCTGTTTCCGATCCAGCACGGGATTCTGCACTACCCCGGTTTTGAGGTGCTGCCGCCGTTCCTGATTTACCGCACCAGTCGCATGGATGAAGCGCGGTATGCCCACACGACTGATGAACTGGGACGGCGTCTGGATGAGTTGTGGAGCACGCGGCCAATTGCGTTTCGACATCAGAATGCAGGGGATTACGAGATTCCGGCGTTGACGCTCAAAGATGCCATTGCCCCGGACAGTGAAGGTTTCGCCGCACACATTCGTTAA
- a CDS encoding transporter suffix domain-containing protein — MDTAQDPMTPPPAATWRFKVGVGIICLMLGSWLMVPLAAALDVPGSKVAALTGVLFISNKVLLLLVIAVMGKAGFAELKRTIGRHVSGMLPTPVAEVSPLRHRVGVVMFCLPLLTSFLEPYFDNFWPGLRPNLWQLQLLGDLMFVGSFFVLGGNFWDKAHALFMRKARVVVAD, encoded by the coding sequence ATGGACACAGCACAAGATCCGATGACACCGCCTCCCGCTGCCACCTGGCGCTTCAAGGTCGGCGTCGGGATCATCTGCCTGATGCTTGGCTCGTGGCTAATGGTGCCGTTGGCCGCCGCTCTCGATGTACCCGGCTCGAAAGTCGCGGCGCTGACGGGGGTGCTGTTTATCAGTAACAAAGTGCTGTTGCTGCTGGTGATCGCGGTGATGGGCAAGGCCGGATTCGCTGAACTGAAACGCACGATTGGCCGACATGTCTCGGGGATGCTTCCGACCCCTGTCGCCGAAGTCTCGCCGCTGCGGCATCGGGTGGGCGTGGTGATGTTTTGCCTGCCGTTGCTGACGTCGTTTCTGGAACCGTATTTTGATAACTTCTGGCCGGGGTTGCGGCCCAATTTGTGGCAGTTGCAATTGCTTGGGGATTTGATGTTTGTGGGCAGCTTTTTTGTGCTCGGCGGCAACTTTTGGGACAAGGCCCACGCGTTGTTTATGCGCAAGGCGCGGGTGGTGGTTGCTGATTAA
- a CDS encoding TolC family protein produces MPPTTASLTRPGYLLLLGALSFSGCVRLGPDFEPPAEMWSKQWNSPALEQASTRANQPDLRQWWQVFADPVLDRLISEADAHNSSLKIAGLRVLEARAQLGIAESGRYPQLQQLGVDSLYVDRHQSGGNNPQDLHFWQHSAAFDVGWELDFWGRFSRAIESSDASYFAAQANYEDALVLLRAQVADTYFSLRTTEARLRVARENAVQQKRNFEITEKLFNSGQTAELDLQQAKTQYLGTLSSLPAFEDQVLRTRNALAVLVGQPPGGAALLAEQTGLIPLLDRAVLQDVPANLLLRRPDIRAAELNVAAQSALVGVAETDLYPSLTLLGSIVWSSDSLGATPRSLDLIGGPSLRWNIFDYGRIRNNIRVQDARLQQLIEAYRDKVRQAAREADDAASGLSKALERERILREAEGAARRSLVLANTQYREGYSDFQRVLDAQRALLELQDNYLVSRSNAVSNLIALYKALGGGWQSNAPQVDEPTRQQMQQRTNWGDLLSAPPAQPAYPLPSQVTRHD; encoded by the coding sequence ATGCCACCAACGACAGCCTCGCTGACACGGCCCGGATATCTGTTGTTGCTTGGCGCCTTGAGTTTCAGTGGCTGCGTTCGTCTGGGGCCGGACTTTGAGCCTCCCGCCGAGATGTGGAGCAAGCAATGGAACAGCCCGGCGCTGGAACAAGCCAGCACACGGGCCAACCAACCGGATCTGCGCCAGTGGTGGCAGGTGTTCGCCGACCCGGTACTCGATCGCCTGATCAGCGAAGCCGATGCGCACAACAGCAGCCTGAAAATCGCCGGGCTGCGAGTGCTTGAAGCTCGCGCCCAATTGGGCATAGCTGAAAGCGGGCGCTATCCGCAACTGCAACAGCTCGGTGTGGACAGCCTGTACGTTGATCGCCATCAATCTGGCGGCAACAACCCGCAGGATCTGCATTTCTGGCAACACAGCGCCGCGTTCGATGTCGGTTGGGAGCTGGATTTCTGGGGTCGTTTCAGCCGTGCCATCGAGTCGTCCGACGCCAGCTACTTTGCCGCGCAGGCCAATTACGAAGACGCCCTCGTGCTGCTGCGCGCGCAAGTCGCCGACACCTATTTCTCCCTGCGTACCACCGAAGCACGCCTGCGCGTCGCCCGGGAGAACGCCGTCCAGCAGAAGCGCAATTTCGAAATCACCGAAAAACTCTTCAACAGCGGCCAGACGGCCGAACTCGACCTGCAACAGGCGAAAACCCAATACCTCGGCACGCTCAGCAGCCTCCCCGCATTCGAAGATCAAGTCCTGCGCACCCGCAACGCTTTGGCAGTTTTAGTCGGCCAGCCACCCGGTGGCGCGGCGTTGCTGGCCGAGCAAACGGGTTTGATTCCATTGCTCGATCGCGCCGTGCTGCAAGACGTCCCGGCCAACCTGCTGTTGCGTCGCCCGGATATACGCGCGGCAGAACTGAATGTTGCCGCGCAATCGGCGCTGGTCGGCGTCGCCGAAACCGATCTGTATCCGTCGCTGACCTTGCTTGGCAGCATCGTCTGGTCCAGCGATTCCCTTGGCGCGACGCCGCGCAGCCTCGATCTGATCGGAGGCCCGAGCCTGCGCTGGAACATCTTCGATTACGGCCGTATCCGCAACAACATACGAGTGCAGGACGCGCGTTTGCAGCAACTGATCGAAGCCTATCGCGACAAGGTCCGCCAAGCTGCGCGCGAAGCCGACGATGCCGCCAGCGGCTTGAGCAAAGCGCTTGAGCGCGAACGCATTCTGCGCGAGGCCGAAGGCGCTGCGCGACGTTCGCTGGTGCTGGCCAACACGCAATACCGCGAAGGTTATTCCGACTTTCAGCGGGTGCTCGACGCGCAACGCGCCCTGCTCGAATTGCAAGACAACTATCTGGTCAGCCGTAGCAACGCCGTGAGCAACCTGATCGCCCTGTACAAAGCCCTCGGCGGCGGCTGGCAAAGCAACGCGCCGCAGGTCGATGAGCCGACACGGCAACAAATGCAACAACGCACTAATTGGGGCGATTTGCTCAGCGCGCCGCCCGCCCAACCGGCGTATCCCCTCCCATCGCAGGTAACCCGTCATGACTGA
- a CDS encoding HlyD family secretion protein, whose product MTEAAPPAPAPAPAQPDPAKKGIRWVLLLIILSLAWYLLADRYTPYTQQARVGAFVIPVAAEVAGRVIRVNVRNNQDVKAGDVLFELDPQPLQIAVDRAKADLESTRRQVGASTAGIASAQASLRAAQANELKARQDNQRLEGLYKQDPGTVSVRLLEVSRANREQAVAQVAAARAEVQRAQEQEGGNTDTNAQLRSAASALAKAELDLANTRIGARSAGLITDLRTDVGQFTAAGSPLMTLIAIHDVWISADLTENNLGRVQPGTPVSIVLDALPGEVLDGRVRSVGYGVSVGQTPAPGTLPSIQNSRDWLRPAQRFPVIIEFTEEAKKRLVDSRAIRAGGQAEVMAFPTEGNPLNPLGRLFVGLMSWLSYAY is encoded by the coding sequence ATGACTGAAGCCGCGCCACCCGCCCCGGCCCCCGCGCCTGCCCAGCCCGATCCTGCAAAAAAAGGCATCCGCTGGGTGCTTTTGCTGATCATACTGAGCCTGGCCTGGTACCTGCTCGCCGACCGCTACACGCCCTATACCCAACAAGCGCGGGTCGGCGCATTCGTGATTCCGGTGGCGGCGGAAGTTGCGGGTCGGGTGATCCGCGTCAACGTGCGCAACAATCAGGATGTAAAGGCTGGCGATGTCCTCTTTGAACTCGACCCACAGCCACTGCAAATAGCGGTCGATCGGGCGAAAGCCGATCTGGAATCGACCCGCCGTCAGGTCGGTGCGAGCACTGCCGGAATCGCTTCGGCGCAAGCTTCATTACGCGCAGCCCAAGCCAACGAACTCAAGGCGCGGCAGGACAATCAGCGGCTTGAAGGTTTGTATAAACAGGACCCTGGCACGGTCTCTGTGCGGCTTCTGGAAGTGTCGCGAGCCAACCGCGAACAGGCCGTCGCCCAAGTCGCCGCTGCCCGCGCCGAAGTGCAACGCGCGCAAGAGCAGGAAGGCGGCAACACCGACACCAACGCGCAATTGCGCAGCGCTGCCTCGGCACTGGCCAAAGCCGAACTGGATCTGGCCAACACCCGCATCGGCGCGCGTTCGGCCGGGTTGATCACCGACCTGCGCACCGATGTCGGCCAGTTCACCGCCGCCGGCAGTCCACTGATGACTTTGATCGCCATCCATGACGTGTGGATCAGCGCCGACCTCACCGAGAACAACCTCGGCCGCGTGCAGCCTGGAACGCCGGTATCGATCGTTCTGGATGCGCTGCCCGGCGAAGTCCTCGACGGCCGGGTGCGCAGCGTCGGCTATGGTGTCAGCGTCGGCCAGACCCCGGCGCCGGGCACCCTGCCGAGCATCCAGAACAGCCGCGACTGGTTGCGTCCGGCGCAGCGTTTCCCGGTGATCATCGAGTTCACGGAAGAGGCGAAGAAACGCCTCGTCGACAGTCGCGCGATCCGTGCCGGCGGCCAGGCTGAAGTCATGGCCTTTCCTACCGAGGGCAATCCGCTCAACCCGTTGGGGCGGCTGTTTGTCGGTCTGATGAGCTGGCTGTCGTATGCCTACTGA
- a CDS encoding DUF2955 domain-containing protein, with protein MPTERSVPAQRALRLAFGTALCTAASYALALPLAFISPVLAVLLLASLSRPLPLKGALVLALAAALTTSIGLLLVPLLRYYPVSGVLLIGTGLFVVFRFGLRGGNPLIVTFLMIGMTMISAAGFAEFDLAMAVIGALVKGLLLAVAVVGISHALFPERPDSPVPPKPPAIPADEVPRVALRATLIVLPTFLLALSDPASYLPIILKAVSLGQQSSTTHTHHAGRELLGSTLLAGVLAVLLWCGLSLFVHLWMFFLWMLLFGLWLARKLYRLSPTKFSPGFWLNTLVTMIILLGQSVQDSAAGKDVYTAFAVRMGLFILVTLYSALMMHLLEAHKPQRQGVT; from the coding sequence ATGCCTACTGAACGCAGCGTCCCGGCGCAGCGGGCCTTGCGCCTGGCGTTCGGCACCGCGCTGTGCACCGCCGCCAGTTATGCGCTGGCGCTGCCGCTGGCGTTTATCTCGCCAGTGCTGGCGGTGTTGCTGCTGGCCAGTCTGTCCCGGCCATTACCGCTCAAAGGTGCGTTGGTATTGGCGCTGGCGGCGGCGCTCACCACGAGCATTGGCCTGCTGTTGGTGCCGTTGCTGCGTTATTACCCGGTGAGCGGCGTGTTGTTGATCGGCACCGGTTTGTTTGTGGTGTTTCGCTTTGGCCTGCGTGGCGGCAATCCGCTGATCGTGACCTTTCTGATGATCGGCATGACCATGATTTCTGCCGCCGGGTTCGCCGAGTTTGATCTGGCGATGGCGGTGATTGGCGCGTTGGTCAAAGGCCTGTTACTGGCGGTCGCGGTGGTCGGTATCAGTCACGCACTGTTTCCGGAACGGCCCGACAGCCCTGTGCCCCCGAAGCCGCCCGCGATTCCCGCCGACGAAGTCCCGCGTGTGGCCTTGCGCGCCACGCTGATCGTGCTGCCAACCTTTTTGCTGGCCCTGAGCGACCCGGCGAGTTATCTGCCGATCATCCTCAAAGCTGTCAGCCTCGGCCAGCAAAGCTCCACCACTCACACCCACCACGCCGGGCGCGAATTGCTCGGTTCGACCCTGCTCGCGGGCGTGCTGGCGGTACTGCTGTGGTGCGGATTGAGCCTGTTCGTGCACCTGTGGATGTTCTTTCTGTGGATGCTGCTGTTCGGGTTATGGCTGGCGCGCAAACTCTATCGCCTCAGCCCGACAAAATTCAGCCCCGGATTCTGGCTCAACACCCTGGTGACGATGATCATCCTGCTCGGCCAATCGGTGCAGGACAGCGCCGCCGGCAAAGACGTCTACACCGCATTCGCCGTGCGCATGGGCCTGTTCATTCTGGTGACGCTCTACAGCGCGCTGATGATGCACCTGCTCGAAGCGCACAAACCCCAGCGTCAAGGCGTGACCTGA